The following are from one region of the Cloacibacterium sp. TD35 genome:
- a CDS encoding gliding motility lipoprotein GldH produces MIKYFQIFFVSIMLISCSYNNEVVSMNEVNGTWDKKKELLFTMNIEDISTPKNIIFVVRNNNDYPYSNLFLITYLKAENEKNFKIDTLNYIIAKPNGEWLGKGFGETKEILFQYKNQYKFPKKGKYIIGVKQGMRTNSLVGIEDLGVKLENSTQP; encoded by the coding sequence ATGATTAAATATTTTCAAATATTTTTCGTTTCTATAATGCTTATTTCATGTTCCTATAATAATGAAGTGGTTTCTATGAATGAAGTAAACGGAACTTGGGATAAGAAAAAGGAACTGCTGTTCACTATGAATATAGAAGACATCAGCACTCCTAAAAACATTATATTTGTTGTAAGAAATAATAACGATTATCCATACAGTAATCTGTTTTTAATTACTTACCTCAAAGCTGAAAATGAGAAAAATTTTAAAATAGATACGCTTAACTACATCATAGCAAAACCTAATGGAGAATGGTTAGGAAAAGGTTTTGGCGAGACTAAAGAAATATTGTTTCAATATAAAAACCAATATAAATTTCCGAAAAAAGGGAAATATATTATTGGTGTAAAACAAGGAATGAGAACCAATAGTCTGGTAGGGATTGAAGATTTGGGCGTAAAATTAGAAAATTCAACACAACCATAA
- a CDS encoding PSP1 domain-containing protein translates to MSCGCNSSGDSKHSCATKSTTGCENVNTCGNSYKLSVFDWLSTIQAPKQNKCNFVEVRFKNDRKCYYNNVNQLPLHIGSVVTVESNPGHDIGVVSLTGELVKIQMKKKHFSEDAALKIYRVATQKDVEIWQDARKKEDQTKIQARKIAKNLGLEMKITDVEYQGDGSKATFYYTAEGRVDFRQLIKEYASSFKTKIDMKQIGYRQESAKVGGIGSCGRELCCSTWLTDFRSVNTNAARYQQLSINPLKLAGQCGKLKCCLNFELDSYVDALSDFPSSNTILETEKGRAFCIKIDVFKKKMWFAYVDNSMAWYDLDVAEVKKMMKINSKGQKSIPLEELKSFTGADKVETVDLIQENNLDRFEKKKPNKHRNKNTGNNRAEQVTKEPEAQKDNNRPEKTNAPKKFNKNKKRFPPKRNNND, encoded by the coding sequence ATGAGTTGTGGATGTAATTCATCCGGAGATTCTAAACATTCTTGTGCTACTAAGAGCACTACAGGTTGCGAAAATGTCAATACCTGTGGGAATAGTTATAAATTAAGCGTCTTTGATTGGCTATCTACAATACAAGCACCTAAACAGAATAAGTGCAATTTTGTAGAAGTAAGATTTAAGAATGATAGAAAATGCTATTACAATAATGTAAACCAGTTACCACTTCACATTGGTAGCGTAGTTACAGTAGAATCTAATCCGGGTCACGATATAGGAGTAGTAAGTTTAACAGGAGAACTTGTTAAAATTCAGATGAAAAAGAAACATTTTTCTGAAGACGCTGCCCTTAAAATTTATAGAGTCGCTACACAAAAAGATGTAGAGATTTGGCAAGATGCTAGAAAAAAAGAAGATCAAACAAAGATTCAGGCAAGAAAAATTGCTAAAAATCTAGGTTTGGAAATGAAAATCACTGATGTAGAATATCAAGGAGATGGTTCGAAAGCTACTTTTTATTATACCGCAGAAGGTAGAGTAGATTTCCGCCAATTGATTAAAGAATACGCTTCATCTTTCAAAACAAAGATTGATATGAAGCAAATAGGCTACAGACAAGAATCTGCCAAAGTAGGCGGAATAGGTTCTTGTGGTAGAGAATTATGCTGTTCTACTTGGCTCACAGACTTCCGTTCAGTAAATACCAATGCGGCAAGATACCAGCAGTTAAGTATCAATCCGCTGAAGCTAGCAGGACAATGTGGTAAATTAAAATGCTGTCTTAATTTTGAATTAGACAGTTATGTAGATGCATTATCAGATTTTCCTTCTTCTAATACTATTCTAGAAACCGAAAAAGGAAGAGCTTTTTGCATTAAAATAGACGTTTTCAAAAAGAAAATGTGGTTTGCCTATGTAGATAATTCTATGGCTTGGTATGATTTAGACGTAGCTGAGGTTAAAAAAATGATGAAAATCAATAGCAAAGGTCAGAAATCAATTCCATTAGAAGAGTTGAAATCCTTCACAGGAGCAGACAAGGTAGAAACTGTAGATTTGATTCAAGAGAATAATCTGGATAGATTTGAGAAAAAGAAACCAAACAAGCATAGAAATAAAAATACAGGAAATAATAGAGCAGAGCAGGTAACCAAAGAGCCAGAAGCTCAAAAGGATAATAATAGACCTGAAAAAACCAATGCTCCTAAAAAGTTTAATAAAAACAAAAAAAGATTTCCTCCAAAAAGAAATAATAATGATTAA
- a CDS encoding OmpP1/FadL family transporter, giving the protein MKRILITTALLAGVFSYAGGFRVSLQGVKQLAMAHTSAHTDDASVAFFNPAGISFIPSKLSVAVGGFGAISEVEYQSLETLQSYKTENPVGTPLYAAIAYKVTNNVSVGLSVTTPFGSTVKWADDWTGREIVQKMELKSFLFQPMISYKFNDWAAFGVSYIYAKGMVDWDKAVTNLGGTLNINDEKATGSGFGVGFYLKPSSNLDFSVAYRSPVIMKADNGIATFTGVPAAVLSSPQLNVGADGQDAFKAKLPLVDEYTVGITYKITPKWLVSADFNYHGWERYSKLTLDFENALVGNQADKTILVSPKNFKNTKTFRVGTQYMLTDKFAGRLGYYYDESPYTDKYFIPETPSFDASVVTAGFGYKFGKLGVDLAAALSFPEARKVDNSYLNFYGQAKAKAMYLGLGFTYNAF; this is encoded by the coding sequence ATGAAAAGAATTTTAATAACTACAGCTCTTTTAGCTGGCGTATTTTCTTACGCAGGAGGTTTTAGAGTTTCATTACAAGGGGTAAAACAACTTGCAATGGCTCATACAAGCGCGCATACAGACGATGCGAGTGTTGCTTTTTTTAACCCTGCAGGTATCTCTTTTATTCCTAGCAAATTGAGTGTTGCAGTGGGCGGTTTTGGTGCTATTTCAGAAGTAGAGTACCAAAGTCTAGAAACTTTACAATCTTACAAGACAGAAAACCCAGTGGGAACTCCACTTTATGCAGCGATTGCATATAAAGTTACAAATAATGTTTCTGTAGGTTTAAGCGTAACTACTCCATTCGGTAGTACCGTAAAATGGGCAGATGATTGGACAGGTAGAGAAATTGTTCAAAAAATGGAACTGAAGAGTTTCTTATTCCAGCCTATGATTTCATATAAATTTAACGATTGGGCTGCTTTTGGTGTGAGCTACATTTATGCAAAAGGTATGGTAGATTGGGACAAAGCGGTTACCAACCTAGGCGGAACTCTTAATATTAATGACGAAAAAGCTACAGGATCTGGATTTGGAGTTGGTTTTTATTTAAAGCCATCTAGTAATTTAGATTTCAGCGTTGCATACCGTTCGCCTGTTATCATGAAAGCAGATAATGGTATAGCTACATTTACTGGAGTTCCTGCAGCAGTACTTTCATCTCCTCAATTAAATGTAGGAGCAGATGGTCAAGATGCTTTCAAAGCAAAATTACCTCTAGTTGATGAATATACCGTTGGTATAACTTATAAAATTACACCAAAATGGTTAGTCTCAGCTGATTTCAACTATCATGGCTGGGAAAGATACAGCAAGTTAACATTAGACTTCGAAAACGCTCTTGTAGGAAACCAAGCAGACAAAACGATTCTAGTATCTCCTAAAAACTTCAAAAATACTAAGACATTTAGAGTGGGTACTCAGTACATGTTAACAGATAAATTCGCTGGTAGATTAGGTTATTATTATGACGAATCTCCTTATACTGATAAGTATTTTATTCCTGAAACGCCTTCATTTGATGCAAGTGTAGTAACTGCAGGTTTTGGATATAAATTTGGTAAGTTAGGAGTAGATTTAGCAGCTGCGCTATCATTCCCTGAAGCAAGAAAAGTTGATAACTCTTATCTGAACTTCTACGGACAAGCTAAAGCTAAAGCAATGTATCTAGGTTTAGGTTTCACTTACAATGCATTTTAA
- a CDS encoding SGNH/GDSL hydrolase family protein has translation MKKIILSAFAISALTLVSCNTDFERDVNNVTVSAGNADFSKFVSIGNSLTSGYRDGALYLDGQKESFPSMIAKQMALAGGTQTFTQPLMPNNVGGFTDLFAASGNKEFYGKLTLSATLSPTPSAPGANLDIIGGTGKYFNNMGVPGAKSFHLVTPGYGSAANLATGKANPYFVRFATSATTTVLTDAAAQQPSFYTLWIGNNDVLSYATSGGSGVDQKGNLDPSTYGSNDISDPNVVANVIKNVILGLKGANAKSKGAIANIPYVTTIPYFTTVPYNPLTPTLLGSNLATLNASLYGPLKQALTAFGAGSRINLLSATSTNPVLIKDTSLTDLSAQLTAALTPSLGLATATAFGQIFGQARQATAEDYILLTTSTVIGSTNSSAPAPVNVYGISYPLENKHVLTKTEAATVKTAVDAYNASISSLATTYGLALVDANAKMRELATASGIQYNGVKYSASFVTGGTFSLDGVHPNGRGYALIANTFIAAINNTFYSTLPFVDVNAYSGVTFPK, from the coding sequence ATGAAAAAAATAATATTATCAGCTTTCGCAATTTCAGCTTTAACTCTTGTAAGCTGTAACACAGATTTCGAAAGAGACGTAAATAACGTTACGGTTTCTGCAGGAAATGCAGATTTTTCAAAATTTGTTTCAATAGGAAACTCACTCACTTCAGGATATAGAGACGGTGCATTATACCTAGATGGGCAAAAAGAATCTTTTCCTTCTATGATTGCTAAACAAATGGCTCTTGCAGGAGGTACACAAACTTTTACACAACCATTAATGCCAAATAACGTAGGTGGATTCACTGATTTATTTGCCGCTTCTGGTAACAAAGAGTTTTATGGAAAATTAACGCTAAGCGCAACCCTTTCTCCTACACCTTCAGCTCCAGGTGCTAACCTAGACATTATTGGGGGTACAGGAAAATATTTTAATAACATGGGGGTTCCTGGTGCTAAATCTTTCCATTTAGTAACTCCTGGTTATGGTAGTGCTGCTAATTTAGCTACAGGAAAGGCTAATCCTTACTTCGTGAGATTTGCAACATCTGCAACCACTACAGTTCTAACAGATGCAGCGGCACAGCAACCTAGTTTCTATACATTATGGATTGGGAATAATGACGTTCTTTCTTACGCAACTTCTGGTGGTTCTGGAGTAGACCAAAAAGGAAACTTAGATCCATCTACTTATGGTTCTAACGATATTTCTGACCCTAACGTTGTAGCAAATGTAATTAAAAACGTTATCTTAGGTTTAAAAGGTGCAAATGCAAAATCTAAAGGAGCAATTGCAAATATTCCGTATGTTACCACAATACCTTATTTTACAACCGTTCCTTACAATCCATTAACCCCTACATTATTAGGATCAAATCTTGCTACTCTAAACGCAAGTTTATATGGCCCGCTTAAGCAAGCGCTTACAGCATTTGGAGCTGGAAGCAGAATTAATTTACTTTCTGCCACATCTACAAACCCTGTTTTGATTAAAGATACATCTTTAACAGATTTATCTGCTCAGCTAACTGCAGCCTTAACTCCATCATTAGGATTAGCAACAGCTACTGCATTTGGGCAAATTTTTGGTCAGGCTAGACAAGCTACAGCAGAAGACTATATTCTTCTTACTACAAGTACAGTTATTGGGTCTACCAATTCTAGTGCTCCTGCACCAGTAAATGTATATGGTATTTCTTACCCACTAGAAAACAAACATGTTTTAACTAAAACCGAGGCTGCTACTGTAAAAACAGCTGTAGATGCTTATAACGCTTCTATTTCAAGCTTAGCAACAACTTACGGCCTTGCATTAGTTGACGCCAATGCAAAAATGAGAGAGTTAGCAACTGCATCAGGAATTCAATACAATGGAGTGAAGTATAGCGCATCATTTGTAACAGGAGGTACTTTCTCTTTAGATGGAGTACACCCTAATGGTAGAGGTTATGCATTAATTGCAAATACTTTCATCGCTGCAATTAATAATACATTCTACTCTACACTTCCATTCGTAGATGTTAATGCTTATTCTGGGGTAACTTTCCCAAAATAG
- a CDS encoding ribose-phosphate diphosphokinase, producing the protein MADQATYLFCTRTSRDLAEKIANHYGQELGKINFQQFSDGEFEPVLDQSVRGGRVFLIGSTFPPADNLLELLLMIDAAKRASAKSITVVIPYFGLARQDRKDKPRAPIGAKLVANLLTAAGATRIMTIDLHADQIQGFFEIPVDHLYASTIFVDHIKSLNLDNLTIASPDMGGAKRAKNYAGYLGAEVVIAYKERKKANVVEEMFLIGDVKDRNVILIDDMIDTAGTLCKAAEILMKNGAKSVRAMATHPVLSGKAYENIENSQISEVIVTDTIPVKSELSSKIKVLSCAKLFADVMKMVHEHKSISDKFII; encoded by the coding sequence ATGGCTGATCAAGCAACCTATTTGTTTTGCACCAGAACAAGTCGAGATTTAGCAGAAAAAATCGCTAATCACTATGGGCAAGAATTAGGGAAAATTAATTTCCAACAGTTTAGTGACGGGGAATTCGAACCCGTATTAGATCAATCTGTAAGAGGAGGAAGAGTTTTTCTTATCGGCTCTACCTTTCCGCCAGCAGACAATCTTTTAGAACTTCTTTTAATGATTGATGCTGCAAAAAGAGCATCAGCAAAAAGCATTACCGTAGTGATTCCATATTTTGGATTGGCTAGACAAGACAGAAAAGATAAGCCTAGAGCACCAATCGGAGCAAAATTAGTAGCTAATCTATTAACTGCAGCTGGCGCTACAAGAATCATGACTATTGATTTACACGCAGACCAAATTCAAGGTTTCTTCGAAATTCCTGTAGACCATCTTTATGCTTCTACAATCTTTGTAGACCACATTAAGTCTTTAAACTTAGATAATCTTACCATTGCTTCACCAGATATGGGAGGTGCAAAAAGAGCGAAAAATTACGCGGGTTACCTAGGTGCAGAAGTAGTAATTGCCTACAAAGAAAGAAAAAAAGCAAATGTAGTAGAGGAAATGTTCTTGATTGGCGATGTAAAAGACAGAAATGTTATCCTAATTGATGACATGATAGACACTGCAGGAACACTTTGCAAAGCAGCAGAAATTTTGATGAAAAACGGAGCAAAATCAGTAAGAGCCATGGCAACTCACCCAGTTCTTTCTGGTAAAGCCTATGAAAATATAGAAAACTCACAGATTAGCGAAGTAATTGTAACTGATACTATTCCAGTAAAATCAGAGCTTTCTTCTAAAATTAAGGTCTTATCATGTGCCAAACTATTTGCAGATGTAATGAAGATGGTACACGAGCATAAATCAATTAGTGATAAGTTTATTATATAA
- a CDS encoding 50S ribosomal protein L25/general stress protein Ctc, translating to MKSITIQGTKRESVGKKSTKALRDAELVPCVVYGGEQPINFSTTEKSFKDLVYTPDAHTVVIELDGQKIDAVLQDIQFHPITDKILHADFYQLSADKPVVMEVPVRITGRAKGVLAGGVLRQSFRKLRLKAIPSNLPDEIVVDVTPLRIGNKLYVGDIKNDQYTFLHPDNAVVAAVKMSRNAMKNAGAMVEDDEDEEEVATDAAPEAEAPAAE from the coding sequence ATGAAATCTATTACAATTCAAGGTACAAAAAGAGAAAGCGTGGGCAAAAAGTCTACCAAAGCTCTACGTGATGCTGAATTAGTTCCTTGTGTTGTTTATGGAGGTGAGCAACCAATCAATTTCTCTACTACAGAGAAATCTTTCAAAGACTTGGTTTACACTCCAGATGCACACACGGTAGTAATTGAGCTAGATGGTCAAAAAATTGATGCTGTTTTACAAGACATCCAATTTCACCCAATTACAGACAAAATTCTTCACGCAGACTTCTATCAATTAAGCGCTGATAAACCAGTAGTTATGGAAGTTCCTGTAAGAATTACCGGTCGTGCAAAAGGTGTTTTAGCGGGAGGTGTTCTAAGACAATCTTTCAGAAAATTAAGATTAAAAGCTATTCCTTCTAATCTACCAGACGAAATCGTAGTAGATGTTACTCCACTTAGAATTGGTAACAAATTATATGTAGGAGACATCAAAAACGATCAATACACTTTCTTACATCCAGATAACGCAGTAGTAGCTGCTGTGAAGATGTCTAGAAATGCTATGAAAAATGCTGGTGCAATGGTAGAAGATGATGAAGATGAAGAAGAAGTTGCAACTGATGCAGCTCCAGAAGCAGAAGCTCCTGCAGCAGAATAA
- a CDS encoding RNA polymerase sigma factor gives MNCKDDEIISLMLQPNSLEKGLRAMMDTYQSRLYWHIRRLIVQHDLAQDVLQDTFIKAYNNFGQFKRDSKLYTWLYRIATNEALQQLAKLKKMQKTDEDAEYYMQNLVAQNAERDAEEIQILLQKAIQTLPEKQKLVFNIRYYDELPFEEISNILEMSVSTCKTNYHYAKEKIENYIRENYES, from the coding sequence ATGAACTGTAAAGACGACGAAATCATCAGCTTGATGTTACAGCCCAATTCTTTGGAAAAAGGACTTCGTGCGATGATGGATACGTATCAAAGTCGGCTTTATTGGCATATCAGAAGGTTAATTGTGCAACATGACCTTGCGCAAGATGTGTTGCAAGACACTTTTATTAAGGCTTATAATAATTTTGGTCAGTTTAAGAGAGACAGTAAACTGTACACTTGGCTTTATAGAATTGCTACTAATGAAGCGCTTCAACAATTGGCAAAACTGAAAAAAATGCAAAAAACAGACGAAGATGCAGAATATTACATGCAAAACTTAGTCGCCCAAAATGCAGAGCGTGATGCAGAAGAAATTCAGATTTTATTGCAGAAAGCCATTCAAACATTACCAGAGAAACAAAAATTAGTTTTCAATATAAGATATTATGATGAATTGCCTTTCGAAGAAATAAGTAACATTCTAGAAATGAGCGTAAGTACTTGCAAAACCAATTACCACTACGCCAAAGAAAAAATAGAAAACTACATCAGAGAAAACTACGAATCATAA
- the lepA gene encoding translation elongation factor 4: protein MKNIRNFCIIAHIDHGKSTLADRLLEYTNTVSQRELQAQTLDDMDLEKERGITIKSHAIQMDYEYKGEKYILNLIDTPGHVDFSYEVSRSIAACEGALLIVDAAQSIQAQTISNLYLALENDLEIIPILNKIDLPSANPEEVTDEIVNLLGCKPEDVLRVSGKTGEGVHELLEQIVERIPAPKGDENAPLQALIFDSVYNPFRGIEAYFKVVNGKISKGEKVKFMATDKVYEADEVGTLKLKQAPKSEIKCGDVGYIISGIKDAREVKVGDTITSMVNPANEAIDGFEDVKPMVFAGIYPIESEDFEELRFSLEKLRLNDASLVFEPESSAALGFGFRCGFLGMLHMEIVQERLDREFNMNVITTVPNVSYYGYSKKEPNVPILINNPSEMMDPIALDRVEEPYIKATIITKSDFVGAVMTLCIEKRGEIVNQSYLTSDRVELVFNMPLSEVVFDFYDRLKSISKGYASFDYHPIGFRASKLVKMDILINGDMVDALSSLIHDSNAYYIGKKMCEKLRELIPRQQFDIAIQAALGAKVIARENVKALRKDVTAKCYGGDISRKRKLLEKQKEGKKKMKQIGRVEVPQSAFMAVLKLND, encoded by the coding sequence ATGAAGAACATTAGAAATTTTTGCATAATCGCACATATCGACCACGGGAAATCTACCCTTGCAGACAGGCTTTTAGAATATACCAATACGGTTTCTCAAAGAGAGTTGCAAGCGCAAACCCTTGATGATATGGATTTGGAAAAAGAGCGTGGAATTACCATAAAATCTCACGCCATCCAAATGGATTATGAATATAAAGGCGAAAAATATATTCTCAACCTTATCGATACACCGGGACACGTAGATTTTTCTTACGAAGTATCTCGTTCTATCGCTGCTTGTGAAGGAGCACTACTTATTGTAGATGCTGCACAAAGTATTCAAGCACAGACTATTAGCAACTTGTATTTAGCGCTAGAAAACGATTTGGAAATTATTCCAATTCTTAATAAAATAGACTTGCCTTCTGCTAATCCAGAAGAAGTTACAGATGAAATTGTAAATCTTCTCGGTTGTAAGCCAGAAGATGTTTTGCGTGTTTCTGGAAAAACTGGAGAAGGTGTTCATGAATTGCTTGAACAAATCGTAGAAAGAATTCCTGCTCCAAAAGGTGATGAAAACGCGCCACTTCAAGCATTGATTTTTGACTCTGTTTATAATCCTTTCCGTGGAATTGAGGCTTACTTTAAAGTAGTAAACGGTAAAATTTCTAAAGGAGAGAAAGTAAAATTCATGGCGACTGATAAAGTCTATGAAGCAGATGAAGTAGGAACGCTGAAACTAAAACAAGCTCCAAAATCTGAAATCAAATGCGGAGATGTAGGCTATATTATTTCGGGGATTAAAGATGCTAGAGAAGTAAAAGTAGGTGATACCATTACTTCGATGGTAAATCCTGCAAACGAAGCTATTGATGGTTTTGAAGATGTAAAACCAATGGTTTTCGCGGGAATTTATCCTATTGAATCAGAAGATTTTGAAGAATTAAGATTTTCTCTAGAAAAATTAAGACTGAATGATGCTTCTTTGGTTTTCGAGCCAGAAAGTTCTGCAGCACTTGGTTTCGGTTTCCGTTGTGGTTTCTTAGGAATGCTTCACATGGAAATTGTACAGGAACGTCTAGACAGAGAGTTCAACATGAACGTAATTACTACGGTTCCTAACGTTTCTTACTATGGTTATTCTAAAAAAGAACCGAATGTTCCGATTTTGATTAATAACCCGTCAGAAATGATGGATCCTATTGCTCTAGATCGTGTAGAAGAACCTTACATCAAAGCTACAATTATTACAAAATCTGATTTCGTGGGTGCGGTAATGACGCTTTGTATCGAAAAACGCGGCGAAATTGTAAACCAATCTTATTTGACTTCAGACCGTGTAGAGCTGGTATTTAACATGCCGCTTTCAGAAGTTGTTTTTGATTTTTATGACAGATTAAAATCTATTTCTAAAGGTTATGCTTCATTTGATTACCATCCAATTGGCTTTAGAGCTTCTAAATTGGTGAAAATGGACATTTTAATCAATGGAGATATGGTAGATGCACTTTCTTCATTAATTCACGATAGCAACGCGTATTACATTGGTAAAAAAATGTGCGAGAAACTGAGAGAATTAATTCCTCGTCAACAGTTTGATATCGCGATTCAGGCAGCTCTTGGTGCAAAAGTTATTGCCCGTGAAAACGTAAAAGCGTTGAGAAAAGACGTTACCGCAAAATGTTACGGAGGTGATATTTCCAGAAAGCGTAAGCTCCTAGAAAAACAGAAAGAAGGAAAGAAAAAAATGAAGCAAATTGGTAGAGTCGAAGTTCCACAATCTGCATTTATGGCAGTTTTGAAATTGAATGATTAA
- a CDS encoding ferritin, with protein MNRDYIFDLLNQQIAKEQYAAQLYLSMSAWFLEQDLDGIANYFRVQSKEELMHSEKFFDYLNDIGGRIVLQEVKQPPHDFKDALEIFEKALEHEKLVTKSIFDIVKAANDAGDYSTAAFLQWFVNEQVEEEANASQLISKIKMVKDNPSALYLFDQELAKRVFVAE; from the coding sequence ATGAACAGAGATTATATATTTGATTTGCTGAATCAGCAAATTGCAAAAGAACAATATGCGGCGCAATTGTATCTATCTATGAGCGCTTGGTTTTTAGAACAAGATTTAGACGGAATTGCCAATTATTTCAGAGTTCAATCTAAAGAAGAACTGATGCATTCAGAAAAATTCTTTGATTATTTGAATGATATCGGTGGAAGAATTGTACTACAAGAAGTAAAACAACCTCCTCATGATTTCAAAGATGCTTTAGAAATTTTTGAAAAAGCTTTAGAGCACGAAAAATTAGTAACCAAAAGTATTTTTGACATTGTAAAAGCTGCTAATGATGCAGGAGATTACTCTACTGCTGCTTTCTTACAATGGTTTGTAAATGAACAGGTAGAAGAAGAAGCCAATGCTTCTCAATTGATTTCGAAAATTAAAATGGTGAAAGACAATCCTTCTGCTTTGTATCTTTTTGATCAAGAACTGGCGAAACGCGTTTTCGTAGCTGAATAA